The Alphaproteobacteria bacterium genome contains the following window.
ATGCAATGTTTATGCTAATGCCATGATAAGCTACATAATCATGGGGATGTTTTTTCTCTTTGATCGCTATATCTGTAAGCTGAGTTCTGAGGTCAGAAAGATCAAAATCTTCAGGATGATTTAAGTAACGCTTAATATCAAACTCTTCTTCCAAAAATAACTTTAAGTCTTTTGCATAGTCACCTGTGGCTTTTTCTCCGAGAGCCATTTTGATGACAGTCTCCGTTTGTGTCCAACTTTTCCCTTCTGACTCAGAAGTGCTTCTTTCTTCATTTTGAGAGCTGGAATAACTGCTAGCAGCCTCTTTGTGTTGCAAATTCGAAGATTCACTCGTACATGGTTGGTTCACTGAGGCGTTTTCGGAGTTAGACGCCCCTTCAAGTTCCAGTCTTGAAATTTCTATGGTTTCTTTAGCATATTCATCTTCAATTGTAAGGGAGGGAGAACTCTTGGTGTGCAGGGAGGCATTGACAGTGGTTCCAGCTATTATTTCCTCTAGTCTCAACTGAGCATCTGGAGACCTTAAAAGGTCCGCAAAAGGAAGGAAAAGTTGTAATTCTTTTTGAAAGGTTTCTGTTTCGGAGTCTCCCCTGCATGTAAAGCTCACATGTTTTTTGTGACGCACTGCTTCTTTTAGTTCTGGCAGTAAAACCCACGTGAAATCGATCTGCTCGCTGTCTTCCGTTGTTTGACTATTCGGACTATCGGCTGAAATGAATTCCTGAGACTGGAAAAAAAACATCCGATAAGTCGTCTGGCTGCTGCTACTATCTTGTTCAAGCGTATGAGAGTTCGCACTTGTTAACTCTTCAAGAGGAATGGCAATAATGTTAAAGCTTTCCTCACGAGCCTCGCGTATTGCGGCCTCTTCGTCAGTCTCTTCAGGGTCCCTGAGTCCTCCTAAACTTCCATGAGTACCTTCCCCTTCACCGCAGGCGCGTTTCGAAACAAGTGCCCAAGAACGTTGTTCCGAGTCTACGTAATAGAAAAAAACACCTGCTGCACCTGCATCGGCTGATGAAGAAGGAGCTGGGGCCGCAAAAACAACGGAGGGGCGTAGAATACTGAATATCACTACGCACACGACAAAGCGCTTAAATAAAAACATGATCAAAAACCTTCCGAGACAATATTATGTCTATTGCCTTCTTTTAATCATCAAAAAGAATAAAGTCAATTAAAGTTTAATTGAATACAAATATGTTATATTTATTTACTATTGTTAAATAATTTCGTTACTTGGCTTCTGCTTTACTTCCCAGAAAGTCCCTCTTGGATGCGTTTGGAAATCCACGAGTTTAAGCTTAGGCCGTCTTTTTGGGAGGCTAAAACGGCACATCGATGAAGTTGAGGAGAGAGTCTCAAGTTGAAGCGCCCTGAAAAAGGCTTTTCTGGAGAGATATTCTTCTCTTTACAAGCGAGAAGATATGTTTCAACGGAGTTTCGTAGCTCCTTTTTGAGCTCCTCAACAGAATTGCCGTAAAAGGTAACAACATCAACGATGTTATTGACCTTTCCAAAGAACATATTAATCTCTGGATCAAACTCGATTGAGACCGTGTACCCTTGTGTTCCATTAGTGTTGCCATTTATAGTCTCCTTCCAATATCCACTTTGCGCACTTCCGATATCCACTTCACGCAAAGAAAAGAAAAATCTTAACATTTGAGAATTTTTAAATGTTGCAAAAAATCACGCCTATGCGTTTTTTGCACGGCCTTTTGTTTTTATGGATCCCGCGCTCATAAGGAATTCTAGGGGCGCGCCTGCGGCTTGCCCATAATTCCTAATGGCCGGGAAGACGACAGTGGGGAGTACGTTCTAGCATCCTCTCAAGTCTCGTCTTCCCGGAGCCTAGGAACTCTAGACGAACCGGCGTCTTAAGCCGGTGAGTCTTAGAGTGAGTTGGCATCGCGAGATTCAGATTTCAGTAGTAATAGAACAGACTTCAGCAATATCTCCGCATCCACACCCTCCCCCTCTACCGAGGGTTCAAGTCGGGCAAGCCTTCGGAGGATTTGTTTTTAGCACCGGATTGTTTGGAGGC
Protein-coding sequences here:
- a CDS encoding type II toxin-antitoxin system HicB family antitoxin, with the protein product MLRFFFSLREVDIGSAQSGYWKETINGNTNGTQGYTVSIEFDPEINMFFGKVNNIVDVVTFYGNSVEELKKELRNSVETYLLACKEKNISPEKPFSGRFNLRLSPQLHRCAVLASQKDGLSLNSWISKRIQEGLSGK